One genomic window of Misgurnus anguillicaudatus chromosome 12, ASM2758022v2, whole genome shotgun sequence includes the following:
- the LOC129446692 gene encoding myotonin-protein kinase isoform X3 yields the protein MNSTQQVYALKIMNKWDMLKRGETACYQEEREVLLRGDRRWITELHYAFQDDNYLYLVMDYYVGGDLLTLLSKFGDGIPEDMAQFYLAEMVMAIDCIHGLGYVHRDIKPDNILLTADGHVRLGDFGSCLRLDDDGLIRSCLAVGTPDYLSPEILRAVEGEEGYGVECDWWALGVCAYEMLFGTTPFYAESISETYAKIIHFKDYFEFPIMSSEVSSDACSLISGLICDRSVRMGSKGSGDFQKHSFFKGLDWTSLHLLPAPYHPEVSDPTDTSNFDVLDDCLSQMENLCDVMDRAPVGVHLAFVGYSYTATRETGAIDHSADIMMKIDYLHPKEKLNQMCPGPDDPPEHKPELIRSLETQENITEELQRCLQAAEEENEELKQKMKRLQDEIDRLNISRDTELCMCRSLCSVPVRCEDPLWHSSAATSACHYPLVTPLHRHLLLFNRVHRPQVKSEGYLLVCAKGSELLMWERRCSSEIS from the exons acCGCATGTTATCAGGAAGAGAGAGAGGTTCTGCTCAGAGGAGATCGACGCTGGATCACAGAACTCCATTACGCCTTTCAGGATGACAATTACCTC TATTTAGTGATGGATTATTATGTTGGAGGAGATCTGCTGACGTTACTCAGTAAATTTGGGGATGGTATCCCGGAGGACATGGCTCAGTTCTACCTGGCTGAGATGGTGATGGCCATCGATTGTATTCATGGACTGGGTTACGTGCACAG AGACATTAAACCCGATAACATCCTGCTGACTGCTGACGGTCACGTACGATTGGGCGATTTTGGCTCGTGTCTCCGTCTGGACGATGATGGGCTG ATTCGCTCGTGTTTGGCGGTGGGTACACCAGATTATCTCTCACCGGAGATCCTGAGGGCGGTGGAGGGTGAAGAAGGATACGGTGTGGAGTGTGACTGGTGGGCTCTGGGCGTGTGCGCGTACGAGATGCTTTTCGGAACAACACCCTTTTACGCCGAGTCCATTTCTGAGACCTATGCTAAAATAATCCACTTCAAG GATTATTTTGAATTTCCCATCATGAGTTCGGAGGTGTCTTCTGATGCGTGCTCACTGATCTCAGGTCTGATCTGTGATCGTAGTGTGAGAATGGGTTCAAAGGGTTCTGGAGACTTTCAGAAACATTCGTTCTTCAAGGGTCTGGATTGGACTTCTCTTCATCTTCTTCCAGCTCCATATCATCCTGAAGTCTCAGATCCCACGGACACCTCAAACTTTGATGTTCTGGATGACTGTCTCAGTCAAATG GAGAACTTGTGTGACGTCATGGACCGCGCTCCAGTCGGAGTTCATCTGGCGTTTGTTGGTTACTCTTACACAGCCACCAG AGAGACAGGAGCCATTGATCACAGCGCTGACATTATGATGAAGATTGACTATCTACACCCGAAGGAGAAACTG AATCAGATGTGTCCAGGTCCAGATGATCCTCCAGAACACAAACCAGAGCTCATCAGGAGTTTAGAAACACAGGAGAACATCACAGAGGAACTGCAGAG GTGCTTACAGGCAGCTGAAGAGGAGAATGAAGAACTAAAGCAAAAGATGAAGAGATTACAGGATGAGATTGACAGACTGAACATCAGCAGAGACACGG AGTTGTGTATGTGCCGGTCGCTGTGTTCTGTGCCGGTCCGCTGTGAGGATCCGCTGTGGCAT AGCTCAGCAGCGACCTCTGCCTGTCATTACCCGCTAGTGACGCCACTTCATCGCCACCTGCTGTTGTTCAACAGA GTACACAGGCCACAGGTGAAGAGTGAAGGATATTTATTAGTTTGTGCTAAAGGGTCTGAACTTCTGATGTGGGAGCGTCGCTGTAGCTCTGAAATCTCCTGA